The nucleotide window CGCCGGCACCACCATTGCCGAAGAACCCGGCGTTCCCGCCGGTACCGCCACTGCCGTTGAAGAAGGCACCGCCAGCGCCGCTCCACGCGTTGGCGTCGGGTACAAACGTCCCGCTGTCGCCGCTGTCACCGCCATCGCCTCCGTTACCGAACAGCCACCCGCCGTGGCCGCCGTTGCCGCCATCTCCGCCGGCGCCTGCGGTACCGGATCTGGGGCCGAGGACGAGGGCGGCGGTGCCGTCCCCTCCGGCGCCGCCGCTACCAGCGCTGCCACCGTCACCGAACAGCAGCCCGCCACGGCCACCGGCCCCGCCAGTGCCGCCGGCTCCGCCGTCGTTGCCGGGATTGTTGCCAGCAGCGGCCATACCAGCCACACCACCAGCGCCGCCAAACCCGCCGTTGCCGCCATGGCCATAAATCAATCCACCGGCGCCACCAAGGCCACCGTTACCTCCGGCTTGGCCGGAGGCACCGACCGCACCCGCGGCCCCGTCCGCTCCGAGACCGCCATGACCCCCGTCGCCGAACAGTCCTGCAGACCCGCCGTTGCCGCCGGCCTGGCCGGTACCCGCCGCGCCAGAACCACCATTGCCCCCATTACCGAGCAACCAGCCACCATCGCCACCGTTGAGCCCGCTTCCGGCCGCCGCGTCGGCGCCGTCACCGATCAACGGACGTCCGGTCAGCGCCTGCACCGGCCCGTTCACCCAATCCAGCAGCCCCATGGGTGCCGCGTTTGCCGCCTCGGCGGCGGCGTACTGACCGGCGCCGGCGGTCATGAGCTGAACAAATTGCTGATGAAACGCCGTCGCCTGAGCACTCAGCGCCTGATATGCCTGCGCGTGCGCGTCGAAAAGTCCAGCGATCGCCGTCGACACTTCATCGGCACCCGCGGGCAGCACCCCGGTGGTGGGGAGCGCCGCTGCGGCGTTGGCCGAGGTGAGCGTCGAACCGATATTCGCTAAATCCGTTGCCGCTGCCGCTACATACTCGGGCACCGCGACCACATAAGACACTAAGAAAACCTCCCAGAACATGGGACTGCTCGGCCGTCGCCCGCTGGGGCAACCGACACGCTAGATACGAAGTGGATGCTAGTGGACCTCGGCGCACGATCTCGTAGATTTGGCGAAATCCATATTGATTAGCAATAGTTTGCGCAGGCATGCGACCCGCGACGCCGACACACCGCTCGCCGGCACTGCCGCCAACGCGTTCACCGTATCGGGGCTCGAGGATTCCAATTCACGTTGCGCGCGAGTAGTTTGGCTTGCCCAGCCCAAGAACGTGCTCGGCGATCATGTTGCGAAATACCTCAAGGGTGCCGCCGTAGATTCCCACCAGCGGGGCGAACCGGTAGACGTACTCGGCGGCGCCGTCGTCGGCCGCACCGTCGGCCCCGAACGGCAGTGCGGCGCCGGTGCCGAGAAGATCCATCAGGTCGGGCGAAACGTCGCGCATCGTTTGTGCGATGGCGACCCGCCCGAAGATGCTTGGCGCGGATAGCGCCGCCTCCATCCGGGCGATGCTGCGGCCTAATCGATACGCCACCGAGCCATCGTCGATCAGACGACGCCCGTCAGGATCTGGCACAGTCGACCGCGCCGCGGCGCGGTCGACCGCTTCGGCCAGGAAACCGGCCTGGTGCATCATGATCGAATTGTCTTGCAATCCATCGGGTGCCGCCGCAACCGCGCCGTGCTCGACATTGAGTGGCTCGCGCAGCACCGTCCAGCCGCCGTTGACATCGCCCAACCGATATTTGTCGTCGACTCGGACGTCGGTGTAATAGACGATGTTGGTGCGGTCACCATCCACGGTCCGGATGCCCTGAATCTCGATACCCGGAGAGTCCAGCGGAACAAGAAACATGGTCAAGCTCTTATGTTTTCGCGCATCAGGGTCCGTGTTGGTGATCAGGAACACGTACTGGCAGTTGTGCGCTCCCGTGGTGAACATCTTCGATCCGTTGATCAGCCAGCTGTCCCCGTCGCGTACCGCGCGGGTTTTGCAGGTGGCCACGTCCGATCCGCCGTCCGGCTCGGTGTAACCCAGGCACAGCCGCACATGCCCGCTGAACACCTTGGGTAGTACCTCCTCTTTGAGTGCGGCCGAGCCGAATTTCGCCACCGACCGCGCCACCATGGCGGTGGTCCCCCAGGTCACCCACGGCACGTGCGCACGCCGCTTCTCCAACTCCCAGATCCGTCGTTGCGTCCGGCTGAGACCGCCCTCGGACTCTGGCTTCCATTCGGCTGCCAAATAACCTGCGGCGCCGAACTTCAGGTGGAGGCCTTCATCGAAGTTGTCGCCCGTCTCCCGGTCGTGACGATGGACCTCTTCGGTGACGTGAGTGGCCAGGAACCTAAGCCCCTCGGCGCGGAAGGCCTGGTCCGCATCGGACAGCTCGACCCTGGAGAAATCCATCGTTTGGCTCCTGTCCTAGACGCCAGCACCCTCGCGGGCGGCCACGATTTCGCCGATGCGCTGGGCGCTGGCACCGGGATCGCCGCCGGCCAGCGGCCACCCCCTGGCACGTACCAAATACGCGGTTGCCGCGGCTTCGGCCGAAACCCCAAGACCCCCTTGAATGTGCACCGCCATGGTCGCCGCTTTGACCCCCTCCTCAGCCATGAACACGAACGCCGAGAGCGCCAACTCCGGCCTTTCCTCGGGTTCGTTGTCCAGGAACCAAGCCGCACGCCGAACCAGGTTGCGGCCACCGCGCACGGTGATAGCCATGTTCGCCAGCGGATGGGAGATAGCCTGCAACGTCGCGATGGGAACGCCCAGCGTGTAGCGGGTCTTGGCGAACTCCGCGGCGATGGTCATGGTCTCCTCCACCAGGCCCACCAGCGCCGCTGCGGTCAACAATCGCCACTCATCCAATGCGCGAGCATAGCTCGCCATCGCGGATGGCCCTTGAGCAACGAGCACCCGCAAATCCGCTGTGTCCGGATCCACCCAGGCCATCGGCAGCCGGCCGATGTTGTCTACCTTCGCCGGCCGACTGCTGTAGGACAGCCGCACGACCTTGTCGCCGTCCCGGACCAGGATATGATCAGCAAGCGATCCCG belongs to Mycobacterium basiliense and includes:
- a CDS encoding acyl-CoA dehydrogenase family protein, which codes for MDFSRVELSDADQAFRAEGLRFLATHVTEEVHRHDRETGDNFDEGLHLKFGAAGYLAAEWKPESEGGLSRTQRRIWELEKRRAHVPWVTWGTTAMVARSVAKFGSAALKEEVLPKVFSGHVRLCLGYTEPDGGSDVATCKTRAVRDGDSWLINGSKMFTTGAHNCQYVFLITNTDPDARKHKSLTMFLVPLDSPGIEIQGIRTVDGDRTNIVYYTDVRVDDKYRLGDVNGGWTVLREPLNVEHGAVAAAPDGLQDNSIMMHQAGFLAEAVDRAAARSTVPDPDGRRLIDDGSVAYRLGRSIARMEAALSAPSIFGRVAIAQTMRDVSPDLMDLLGTGAALPFGADGAADDGAAEYVYRFAPLVGIYGGTLEVFRNMIAEHVLGLGKPNYSRAT
- a CDS encoding acyl-CoA dehydrogenase family protein encodes the protein MDRFELRRLDYSLSGDHVAVQTAYRQFFKTHCPIETVRAAEPTGFDKNLWERLCAMGATTMALPESSGGDGATLVDLTLVAEEIGRALAPVPWIDHVCAGRLLARAGELDAQTASVVSGEQIAAFDPRIDEVPGPRLIPTGSLADHILVRDGDKVVRLSYSSRPAKVDNIGRLPMAWVDPDTADLRVLVAQGPSAMASYARALDEWRLLTAAALVGLVEETMTIAAEFAKTRYTLGVPIATLQAISHPLANMAITVRGGRNLVRRAAWFLDNEPEERPELALSAFVFMAEEGVKAATMAVHIQGGLGVSAEAAATAYLVRARGWPLAGGDPGASAQRIGEIVAAREGAGV
- a CDS encoding PE family protein, encoding MSYVVAVPEYVAAAATDLANIGSTLTSANAAAALPTTGVLPAGADEVSTAIAGLFDAHAQAYQALSAQATAFHQQFVQLMTAGAGQYAAAEAANAAPMGLLDWVNGPVQALTGRPLIGDGADAAAGSGLNGGDGGWLLGNGGNGGSGAAGTGQAGGNGGSAGLFGDGGHGGLGADGAAGAVGASGQAGGNGGLGGAGGLIYGHGGNGGFGGAGGVAGMAAAGNNPGNDGGAGGTGGAGGRGGLLFGDGGSAGSGGAGGDGTAALVLGPRSGTAGAGGDGGNGGHGGWLFGNGGDGGDSGDSGTFVPDANAWSGAGGAFFNGSGGTGGNAGFFGNGGAGGDGGSGGAGQSVTTQGLSAGAGGGGGSGGRGGDGGFFFGNGGAGGSGGDGADGGDSPSGFQSYNGSGGHGGYGGSGGQGGIVGNGGNAGAGGNGGNGGSGGDTAGNAGSGGSGGRGGDAFVWGNGGAGADGGITGLPGNAGVVIATGDGGDGGVGGFFWGSGGGGGDAGASPAGLPSGFDSGYGGQGGNAQLVGNGGNGGAGILGQPGGTGGNGGLLFGQSGTDGPSQP